TCCTGCGCAAGGCCGGCTGGACGCTTGACGATGTGGACCTGTTCGAGATCAATGAAGCGTTCGCGGTGCAGGCGATCGCGGTGACGGGAGAGCTCGGGATTCCCGAGGAGAAAGTCAACGTCCACGGCGGCGCCGTCGCCCTTGGTCACCCGATCGGCGCGAGCGGCGCACGCGTCCTCGTCACCCTGCTCCACGCCCTCGAGCGCTACGGCCTGCGACGCGGCGTGGCGGCTCTCTGCCTCGGCGGCGGCAACGGCGTCGCGCTGGCGATAGAGCGATGATTCAGTCCATCGGCGTTGTCGGCTCGGGAACGATGGGGAACGGCATTGCGCAGACGTTTGCGCAGCATGAGTTCGCCGTGACGCTCGTCGACGTCTCTCCCGCCGCGCTCGAGCGGGCGAAGACGGCGATTGGCAGGAGCCTCGGCAAGTTCGTCGAGAAGGGCACGCTGACGGCTGCCGATCGCGACGCCACGCTCGGCCGGCTCTCATGGCACGGGTCCATCGACGCCCTCGCCGACGCCCACTACATCGTCGAAGCGATCGTCGAACAGCGCGACGCCAAGCGTGCGCTGTTCGCGAAGCTCGATGCGTTAGCCGGAGCTGACGTGATTCTCGCGACGAACACTTCGTCGATCTCGATCACCGACATCGCCGCGGCGACGCAACGCCCCTCGCAGGTACTGGGCATGCACTTCCTGAACCCGGTGCCGCTGATGCCGCTCGTCGAGTTGATCCGCGGCCAGGCGACGTCCGACGCGTCGATGGCGGTCGCCGAGCACCTGTGCCGTCAGTTGCGGAAAACGGGCATCGCCGCCAACGACTACCCCGGCTTCATCGCCAACCGAATCCTGATGCCGATGATCAACGAGGCGGTGTTCGCGCTGATGGAAGGCGTGGGCACGGCCGAGGCGATCGACTCGGTGATGAAGCTCGGGATGAACCACCCGATGGGTCCGCTCGCGCTCGCCGACTTCATCGGCCTCGACGTGTGTCTGGCGATCCTCGACGTCCTGCATCAGGGCCTCGGCGACCCGAAGTACCGCGCCTGCCCCCTCCTCCGCCGCCTCGTCGCCGCCGGCCACCTCGGTCGCAAGTCAGGGCAGGGGTTCTACAGCTACGCGTGAAAACAGAACCGGCAACGGGCAACCGGCAAACCGGCAACCGGTCGGAGCCGAACCTGTTCTTCAAGTGGCAGGGCCGGCTCTCCAAGTGGTAGGGCCGGCTCTCCGAGCCCGGCCTTTCGACATGCCCAACCGGTTGCCGGTTGCCGATTGCCCGTTGCCGGACCCGGCTCCGCTCACATCCGCCTGTTGGCGACTCGGATGAGGCGCCAGTAGGTGAACGCGGCCAGCGGGGCCACGACGACGAGTTCGCGGGCGACGGCTGTCAGATTGTGCGCAAGGAAACCGTCCACCCAGTAGCGCCGCGAGATCGGCAGGAACAGGTGCAGGTCGGATTGGTAGTAGTCGGGCCGGAACGGCCAGAGCGCCATGACGCCGATCGGCGGCGTGGTGTCGTGCCCGAGCCAGTCGAGCAGCGGGTGCGTGAGGTAGGCCAGGCTCGCGGCGATGGCCCAGCGCCAGCCGCCCGTGACGACGCGCGCGATGAGCAACACAATCACCGCCGCGCCGACGCTATGCGTGTACATCGAGTGCACACCGAAGAGCAGGTCGACGTCGGGCAGCGCGCCCAGCACGGCAAACGGGATCATCGCCAGGAGCGCCGTGTCGATGGGACGCTTGGCGGCCGGCGGGTCGATGGCACGAACGAGGGCGCGGGGGCCGGCGGCCAGCACGCCCACGGCCAGGCCGGCAAGGGCATGCCCCACGGGGCTGGGCATCAGAGGACAGTAGCAATCCCTGCCACGCGCCGGCAACCTGGGGTGTGCATTTGCTGCACGCCTCAGACAGAGAGGCGAAAGTGATGCGATTCCGCAAATGACTATTTCATAGGTCTTTAGAGACAGTAGCCGCCTTCACTTTCGCTTGACTTGCGCCTGGCACATTCCTAGAATGCCCAAGGCGGCAGACACGCAATAGGGCCGCCGCGGCCCAACGCGTACGGACCAGCCACGTTTCATCACCGCAAGGAGTTTCGAGTCATGCCCGTTGACGACATCAAGGAACGCGTTCGTGCCATCGAGATGGCCGTTGGCCAGATCGAGAAGCAGTTCGGGAAGGGCTCGATCATGCGGTTGGGCCAGAAGGACGCCGTCGCCATCCCCAGCATCTCCACGGGTGCCATCAGCCTGGACTACGCCCTCGGCGTGGGCGGTGTGCCGCGGGGCCGTGTCATCGAGGTCTTCGGTCCGGAGTCCTCCGGCAAGACCACGCTGGCCCTGCAGGTGATCGCGCAGGCCCAGATGCTGGGCGGGATGGCGGCGTTTGTCGACGCCGAGCACGCGCTCGACGCGTCCTACGCGCAGAAGTTGGGCGTGAACCTCGAAGACCTGCTCGTGTCGCAGCCCGACAACGGTGAACAGGCGCTCGAGATCGTCGAGGTGCTCGTCCGCTCCGGCAGCGTCGACGTGATCGTGGTCGACTCGGTGGCCGCGCTCGTGCCGCGCGCCGAAATCGAGGGCGAGATGGGCGACGCGCAGGTGGGCCTGCAGGCGCGCCTCATGTCGCAGGCCCTGCGCAAGCTCACCGGCGTGGTGGCCAAGAGCAAGACCTGCCTGATCTTCATCAACCAGCTGCGCGAGAAGATCGGCGTGATGTTCGGCAACCCCGAGACGACCACCGGTGGCCGCGCGCTGAAGTTCTACTCGTCGGTGCGCATCGACATCCGCCGCATCGGCGCGATCAAGGATGGCGATCAGGTGACCGGCGGACGCACGCGCGTGAAGATCGTCAAGAACAAGGTGGCGCCGCCCTTCCGCGAAGCGGAATTCGACATCATGTACGGCGAAGGCATCTCGCGCGCGGGCGACCTGCTCGACCTCGCCGTCGATCGCAAGATCGTCGACAAGAGCGGCACATGGTTCTCGTACAGCGGCGAACGCCTCGGCCAGGGCCGCGAGAACGCCAAGCAGTTCCTCAAGGACAACCCCGCGACCTACCAGGCCATCGAGGAACGTCTCCGCAAGGAGCTCGGCCTCGCCGCCCCAACCGCCGAGCCCGTCGCCGGATAGTCGACCACAGCGTTCCTCTCCCGATCTGTAGGGGCACCCCTTGTGGGTGCCCGTTCGTCACTGTCGTCTCGACGAGCGCCTGAACGGATACAGCAACTGCTTCATCCACCCCACCGGTACGTCTGATGTGCTGGCAAGGCCGTACTGCGTCGGCCAGTGGCCCGGCAGGTAGTACGTCCCGAACAGGAGATCCCACAGCGGCGTGTGCACGGCGAAGTTCTTGTCGAGCGCGTCGCGCTCCGCGCTGTGGTGCCAGTGGTGGAACGCGGGCGTCGCAACGAATCGACCGAGCGCGTGGAACTCCCATCGGACGTTGGCGTGGATGAACGTCGCCTGCGCGGCGACGAGGAACACGTAGACCATCAGGGCCTGCCTGGAGAACCCGAAGACGAAGATCGGGACGTAGGTCAGGCCGCGCGTGAGGATCACGTCCACCAGATGCAGGCGCGAGCCTGCCAGCCAGTCCATCTCCTCCACCGAGTGGTGAATCGCGTGGAAACGCCACAGCACGGGCACCGCGTGGAACGCGCGATGCACCCAGTACTGCGTCAGGTCGGCAACGAGTACCATCGCGAAGACCTGCACGAGCAGCGGCAGCGCCGCGATCGTGCGCTCGATGGTCGCCACGCGCGCCCAGTCGAACAGCACGAGCGCCGGCGTCAGAGTCAGAAGCGTCAGCACTTCGACCAGCAACGAGTTCACGAAGAAGTACGACAGGTCCACGAGCCAGTGCCGGCGGAACACCGCCTGCGTCGTCTTCAAGGCAAACAGCCGCTCGAGCGGCACGAAGACCGCTGAATACAGCAGGAGGTTCAGCACGAAGAAGTCCGCGGCCAGCCAGGACGATGCCCCCGTGACGGCGGTGTCCACGCCGACGCGCGACCCGCCGAGCAATGCCGCGGCGAGCGTGAATCCGATGCCCGTGAGGGCGAGCGCCTTGTTCGCACGGAGCATGGCGCTGACAGTGCCGAGGAGGAACGACGCGACGAGCGTCAGGTGAATCGCCGCGCGCAGGTACGGTGAGGCGTAGAGCGGGCGCAATTCGCCAAAGGCGACGTATGTCGGGAAATGAAGACCGAGCACCAGACCGAGCCCGGCGATGCCCAGCAGGGCGGACATCAACCCGCTGATGAAGCCATGCCCGACAGACGTCGCCTCCGACGTCCTGAGCGCGAGGTGCGCGTGACGCCGTGGCGCCCTCCCGCCGTCACGCACGGATCCCGTCATCCGTCATCCAATCGGTCAGGCGCTCGAACGCCTTGACTCGACAACGTCCACTGACAGGGAAGAGGAAATGGTGCCGAGGGCCAGAATCGAACTGGCGACACTACGATTTTCAGTCGTATGCTCTACCAACTGAGCTACCTCGGCACGAGGTGCGCGGCGGGAACAACCTGCGAAGAATAGCACAGGCCGCCTAACGGGCTGAAGCGCTTCTGAAGTTGGTGTAGGGGCCGGCCCCCTACATCTGCGGGAGAGGTGTGTGCGAGGGGGCGCCGCGTCCCGCGCCGGTCGCGCCGACGCAGCGCGAAGGCGGATGAGTCCGCTCGATTGCGACGAAAAGGCGCCGCGAGAGGGAACTGTTTGCGGCGTTCTTGCAGAAGTGCCCTGTCCGGAAGCTCTGGCGGACTGGCTCGGCGTTTGCTCTTGCGTGGAGCACCGTGAGCGACATGCAGACTTCATCGACGGTGCTGCAGTTCCCATCCGACGGCAGGCGCGGCCGACGCATCGAGCCGCTGTCCTCCGGCGTTGCCCCACTCCCCGAGTTGCCGGGCGACCTCCTTGGTCCTCGTACGCCGGCGATCCCGCCGATCGGCAAGGATCGGGAGCGCGTCCTGCTCGACGCCTGGCGCGAGGCGCACTGGTCGCTCCGCATGGCCCTGCAGGAAGTGGCACGTCAGCGGCCAGAGATCGGTCTCGACGCGCTGTACGACCACGCGCGTCGCTGCGACAACCTCCTCGCCGACTTCTACCAGGCCCGTGCCGAACTGCTCGCGCGAGAGGTGCGCGACCTGCAAGCCGCTCTCGCCAGCAGTGCCAGGGGTTGACAGTGATGTCCGTCCGCCGGATGAAATCCGGCGGCTACCCTGCCCTGTGCTGGCCGGGCGACCTGTCGCGCCGTAGCCCGCGTAGGGCGCAGGCCGACGCCCGGCCCGATCCTCCGTTCTACTTTCCTGCGGTGTACGTCAGCCACGTGAACAGCGTGTGGCCGTGACGGGGGGCGCGAGTAGCGGTGGATGAGACGAACTGCCACACGTAACCGGACTCCAACGTGACGCGCTTGCCCAGCGGGCGGATCACCGTGGCCATCACGCGGTTCTGATCGAAGCCCTGTTGCGGCCCTCCGCGCGTGTCGTCGAGCGTCACGAAGTATTCGTTCCACAGCGCTGCCGTCCAGCGGCTCGCGCCGAGCGGACGCGTCAGGCGCGCCATGGTGCGCAGGCGATGCGACGAGTCCTGCCACGCATCGAGGAACCGTTGCTCCACGCGGATGCGGATCGACGGCGTCCACTTCCCCACGTTCGGGAACGTCGTGCTCAGTTGCTGCCACACCCGCTGCTCGTCGTCCGCGCGCTGACCGTCGGTCCAGCGAGCGACCGTCGCCACACCGCCCCACAGCGTCGCACGCCGCCCGAGCCGGCGCCCGACCGATCCGCGCACGATGGCTTCATGCCGTTCGGAGAGGTCCTCCTTCCACCGCGGCTGCACCTCGGTCTGCAGCGTCCACTGTTCGCCGATCGGTATGAGCGCGACCAGCAGCAGCCACGCCTGCACGTCGTGCGTGGCAGGACCTGTCGCCTCCTGCGCGCGCGCCACACCCACACTCAGCACCACTCCCACGGCCAACGCCAGGACCATACGCACGATCACGCTCACAACGTCCTCCCGAGCATCCTTGCCACGACGCGCATCCCACCGGCGCGCTGCAACCCTGGCACGAAGCACGCCTTCTCGAGTGTCGCATCATCGCCGGCCAACGTTGCCACGTCGAAGGTGACGCGGTGCCCGCCACCGGCAGCGGCAACGGCCACGGCCGCCCAATAGCGCGCATCGCCCACGGCGAGCACGTCAGCCGCGACGCCCGACGGCAGCGTCGCAAGTGCCGCCGCGATGTCTTGGACGCGCGCCTGATCGTCGCTGACGTTGAACGTCAGCCAGTGGTTGTGCGTCCTGGCACGCGGAGCCACCGATTCGCCCGTCTGGAACACTTCGACGATGAGGACGGGGCGACGCGCCTTGCGTGCGGCGGCGACCTCCGCGAGCGCGGCGCCTGCTGCGCGTCCCTCCGGGTGAATCACCACCAGCGGCCGGCCCTTGCCGGGCGTCCACGTGCTCGGCACGCGATCCCCCTGACCGCGCGTGATGATGCCGGCCCCGTCTCGCGTGGCCGTCACTTCGTCCGGCAGCGCGAGGATGCGACGCAACATTGTCCGCAGCGCCGCGTCGTCCTGCACGGCATCGGACTGCGCGGTGGCGGCACGTCGCCAGTCGGCGAACAGGCTGTCGTAGGTCGCGGCGTGGGTGGGCAGCGTTCGGCCCATCAGCGCCAGCATGTCTCCCGGCTTCTCCACCGGCGCCGACCGTTCCTTCCCCTCGTCGGCCCGGCCGAACGCCTGTCGATCCATGAAGCGATACACCGCCTCGCGCGACGTCTGGTTGTAGTTGTGCGGCGCGTCCACCTGCAGGTGCGACAGACGATCGGCAGCCCCGTACAGGTCGTAGATCCGTCTGATCGCCGGGTACTCCTCGTTCGGCACCTGCCTGGTCCAGTCGCCGGTCGCCGAGACCAGGAGCATCGGCTTGGGCGCGAAGGCGGCCGCGATGTCGAGATTGCTGATACCCAGGCGCAGGCCCGGTGCGTTCTCGCAATACGAGCCGCCCTGCATGTACGCCGACACCATGTTGACGGGGGCCGCGTACGCGATGCGGTCGTCGACGGCCGCGAGCAGGAACGTCTGCGTCGCACCGCCCGACGCACCGGTCGCCCCGATGCGTGTCGCGTCGACATCCGGCAGCGACGTCAGGAAATCCACCACGCGAATCGAGTTCCAGAGTTGCAGGCCGAGCGGACCGAATGACCACAGTGTCTCGCGCGGACCATGGAACGAGTGCGGCACCTGCATGGTGTCGTCGTACCCGACCATGTCGTAGATGAAGACCACATGACCGCGGCGCGCGAGGTTGGCAGCACGCATGGGCACCGACGCGAGCGGTTGATGTTCGAGCCTGCCGTAGTTCCAGTGGCCGTGCGGCGAGACCACGGCGGGATGCGGGCCCGGCGTGGCCGGCACGTACAGGTTGCCGCCGAGGAAGAACCCGGGCCACGTCTCGAGCAGGACCTTCTCGATCGTGTAACCGTCTCGTTGCAGTTTCCCGAAGCGCTGTGCGTGCAGCGGTGTCTTCTCCGGCATCGGGTCGAGCCCCGCAGCCGTGAGCACCTGTTGCCGCACACGCGTGCGGTGACGCTCCCAGGCCTCCTTCGTGTCGAACGGCTGCAACACCACATGCGTGTCCGTGTCGGGGACGTCGACATTGCGCCGATCGGCGACATCCGCCGCGAGCGGAGGGGCGATTGGGGCCTGCAACAGCGCAACGAGCAGCAATGGCAGCATGACCTGCACTCTACGCACGTCCCTTCGCGGCACGCAACTGCGCGCGTCCGCCCATTGCAGGCGGCGCGACACGGTGGTACCGTCAACGTTTGGAAGGACAGCCAGACGCCATCACGCCTCCGGCCCGTCCCGGTGGCCGCGCGCAGCGGCCGGCACGTCAGGTCAGGAGGAACGGCAGTGGCGAAGAGCCTGTTCGTCGGCAACATCCCGTACCAGGTCAGCGAACCCGAACTCGAAGAGCTGTTTGCGCAGGCCGGCACGGTCGAGAGCGTGACGGTCATGCGCGATCGCATGACCGGCCGCCCGCGCGGCTTCGCCTTCGTGTCGATGACCAACGACGATGAAGCACTGAAGGCGATCCAGCAGTTCGACGGCGCGCAGCTCGGTGGCCGCGCGATTGCGGTCAACGAGGCACGCCCGCGTCCGGAACGCGGACCCGGCGACTTCGGTGGCGGCGGTGGATTCGGCGGCGGTGGTGGCGGATTCGGTGGCGGTGGCGGCGGTCGTCCCGGTGGCGGGGGTGGCGGCCGCAAGCCTGGCGGTGGCCGCGGTGGCTACGGCAACCGCCGCGAACCCCGCTGGTAAGTCAGCACGAGTGTGCCAGGGGTTGAAACCCCTGGCCTCCATCTGACACTGACTCAGCACTCGCTCAGACTGAGCGGGATGTGCACGGCCAGGCCTCCATCGGCCGTTTCCTTGTACTTCGCGCTCATGTCGAGCGCCGTCGTCCACATCGTGTGAATCACCGCGTCGAGCGACACCCTGGCGTACGCCGGGTCGCTCGCGAGCGCGAGCTGCGACGCCGTGATCGCCTTGATCGCACCCATCGTGTTGCGCTCGATGCACGGGATCTGCACCAGCCCCCCGACGGGATCGCACGTGAGCCCGAGATGGTGCTCCATCGCGATCTCGGCGGCCATCAGCGCCTGGCTCGGTGAACCGCCGTTCACTTCGGTG
This genomic interval from Acidobacteriota bacterium contains the following:
- a CDS encoding RNA-binding protein, with the protein product MRVRVGDVDIAPIGDIRRERRGDWGLQQRNEQQWQHDLHSTHVPSRHATARVRPLQAARHGGTVNVWKDSQTPSRLRPVPVAARSGRHVRSGGTAVAKSLFVGNIPYQVSEPELEELFAQAGTVESVTVMRDRMTGRPRGFAFVSMTNDDEALKAIQQFDGAQLGGRAIAVNEARPRPERGPGDFGGGGGFGGGGGGFGGGGGGRPGGGGGGRKPGGGRGGYGNRREPRW
- a CDS encoding 3-hydroxybutyryl-CoA dehydrogenase (converts (S)-3-hydroxybutanoyl-CoA to 3-acetoacetyl-CoA); this translates as MIQSIGVVGSGTMGNGIAQTFAQHEFAVTLVDVSPAALERAKTAIGRSLGKFVEKGTLTAADRDATLGRLSWHGSIDALADAHYIVEAIVEQRDAKRALFAKLDALAGADVILATNTSSISITDIAAATQRPSQVLGMHFLNPVPLMPLVELIRGQATSDASMAVAEHLCRQLRKTGIAANDYPGFIANRILMPMINEAVFALMEGVGTAEAIDSVMKLGMNHPMGPLALADFIGLDVCLAILDVLHQGLGDPKYRACPLLRRLVAAGHLGRKSGQGFYSYA
- the recA gene encoding recombinase RecA → MPVDDIKERVRAIEMAVGQIEKQFGKGSIMRLGQKDAVAIPSISTGAISLDYALGVGGVPRGRVIEVFGPESSGKTTLALQVIAQAQMLGGMAAFVDAEHALDASYAQKLGVNLEDLLVSQPDNGEQALEIVEVLVRSGSVDVIVVDSVAALVPRAEIEGEMGDAQVGLQARLMSQALRKLTGVVAKSKTCLIFINQLREKIGVMFGNPETTTGGRALKFYSSVRIDIRRIGAIKDGDQVTGGRTRVKIVKNKVAPPFREAEFDIMYGEGISRAGDLLDLAVDRKIVDKSGTWFSYSGERLGQGRENAKQFLKDNPATYQAIEERLRKELGLAAPTAEPVAG
- a CDS encoding DUF2490 domain-containing protein, which gives rise to MRMVLALAVGVVLSVGVARAQEATGPATHDVQAWLLLVALIPIGEQWTLQTEVQPRWKEDLSERHEAIVRGSVGRRLGRRATLWGGVATVARWTDGQRADDEQRVWQQLSTTFPNVGKWTPSIRIRVEQRFLDAWQDSSHRLRTMARLTRPLGASRWTAALWNEYFVTLDDTRGGPQQGFDQNRVMATVIRPLGKRVTLESGYVWQFVSSTATRAPRHGHTLFTWLTYTAGK
- a CDS encoding sterol desaturase family protein, which codes for MTGSVRDGGRAPRRHAHLALRTSEATSVGHGFISGLMSALLGIAGLGLVLGLHFPTYVAFGELRPLYASPYLRAAIHLTLVASFLLGTVSAMLRANKALALTGIGFTLAAALLGGSRVGVDTAVTGASSWLAADFFVLNLLLYSAVFVPLERLFALKTTQAVFRRHWLVDLSYFFVNSLLVEVLTLLTLTPALVLFDWARVATIERTIAALPLLVQVFAMVLVADLTQYWVHRAFHAVPVLWRFHAIHHSVEEMDWLAGSRLHLVDVILTRGLTYVPIFVFGFSRQALMVYVFLVAAQATFIHANVRWEFHALGRFVATPAFHHWHHSAERDALDKNFAVHTPLWDLLFGTYYLPGHWPTQYGLASTSDVPVGWMKQLLYPFRRSSRRQ
- a CDS encoding metal-dependent hydrolase, producing MPSPVGHALAGLAVGVLAAGPRALVRAIDPPAAKRPIDTALLAMIPFAVLGALPDVDLLFGVHSMYTHSVGAAVIVLLIARVVTGGWRWAIAASLAYLTHPLLDWLGHDTTPPIGVMALWPFRPDYYQSDLHLFLPISRRYWVDGFLAHNLTAVARELVVVAPLAAFTYWRLIRVANRRM